One Setaria viridis chromosome 3, Setaria_viridis_v4.0, whole genome shotgun sequence DNA window includes the following coding sequences:
- the LOC117850117 gene encoding cysteine-rich receptor-like protein kinase 25 isoform X7 yields the protein MEKRGLPHPEQCSLCDQENETVQHIITSCVFARQFWYSILGHLNLSSVVPNHRDSSFSVWWCKSLKKVQKQQKKGSNSVVILGAWTIWRNACVFDGSAPSIQGALQVFKDESQWWLSAGAKGLAALDLGRDGSGLQHTESQTVQSAAEHYQSDEHQQGGHQELNEIGSTRKSRFTWSFWWLQDKIRLPYIPRSLDRRELGFSVFRFCHMKAATDNFSFENEIGHGGSATVYKGKIHGRLVAIKRYSTSGSISYRKGQARCFEAEIYCLLKFQHINIVKLLGYCTERREMILVYEYIPNGGLDKYISGAGTGMLLDWTQRFSIILGIAQGVAYLHKYCGVTILHRDLKPSNVLLDSDMNPKITDFGIARLLGSALNEEVIEGTLGYVAPEYLLVGRASTKSDIYSFGVILIEMIMGKRSFKPSCQRPLHGATEHYAWELWTAGRSLELVDPSLRDEDRVAEILRCIQIGLLCVEPRPEDRPTMPDVIVMLSSESTILPSPKRIGYEVAEGGRRSYLI from the exons ATGGAGAAAAGAGGGCTCCCTCACCCAGAGCAATGCAGTCTCTGTGACCAGGAGAATGAGACGGTTCAACACATTATTACGTCTTGCGTGTTTGCAAGGCAATTCTGGTATAGCATCCTAGGGCATTTGAACTTGTCCAGTGTGGTACCTAATCACAGGGACAGTTCTTTTTCTGTCTGGTGGTGCAAATCCTTGAAGAAAGTTCAGAAGCAGCAAAAAAAGGGTTCTAATTCTGTGGTCATTCTTGGAGCATGGACCATTTGGCGCAATGCTTGTGTTTTTGATGGATCTGCTCCTAGCATCCAGGGAGCTCTACAGGTCTTCAAGGATGAATCTCAATGGTGGCTATCAGCTGGAGCCAAGGGGCTGGCAGCCTTGGATCTTG GACGGGATGGAAGTGGCTTACAACATACTGAATCACAAACGGTCCAATCAGCAGCTGAACATTATCAAAGTGATGAGCACCAACAGGGAG GTCACCAGGAACTTAATGAAATTGGATCAACAAGAAAGAGTAGATTTACATGGTCCTTTTGGTGGCTTCAAGACAAGATAAGACTACCGTATATTCCTAGGTCCTTAGATCGTCGTGAACTAG GGTTTTCAGTCTTCCGCTTCTGTCATATGAAGGCTGCTACGGATAACTTCTCATTTGAAAATGAAATAGGACATGGTGGTTCCGCTACCGTTTATAAG GGTAAAATACATGGACGACTTGTCGCAATCAAAAGATATTCTACTTCAGGTTCAATTTCATACCGAAAAGGTCAAGCACGATGTTTTGAAGCTGAAATTTACTGCCTTCTGAAGTTTCAACATATAAATATAGTTAAGCTTCTAGGATATTGCACTGAAAGAAGGGAGATGATTTTGGTTTACGAGTACATCCCAAATGGTGGTCTGGACAAATATATAAGCG GTGCAGGAACAGGGATGCTGCTTGACTGGACTCAGCGCTTCAGTATTATTTTAGGGATTGCACAGGGTGTTGCTTATCTACATAAGTACTGTGGCGTTACCATTCTACATAGGGATCTAAAGCCTAGCAATGTTCTCTTGGATTCTGACATGAATCCTAAGATTACAGATTTTGGCATAGCCAGATTACTGGGCAGTGCTTTGAATGAAGAGGTGATTGAGGGCACACT TGGTTATGTGGCTCCTGAGTACTTGTTGGTGGGTAGGGCCTCAACTAAGTCTGACATATATAGTTTCGGTGTCATTCTTATTGAGATGATCATGGGAAAGAGGAGCTTCAAACCTTCTTGTCAACGTCCTTTACATGGCGCTACGGAGCATTAT GCCTGGGAATTGTGGACGGCAGGGAGATCACTGGAGCTCGTAGATCCATCTCTGCGTGACGAAGATCGAGTGGCTGAGATTCTGAGATGCATTCAGATAGGACTACTCTGTGTTGAACCGAGGCCGGAAGACCGACCCACCATGCCAGATGTTATTGTAATGCTTAGCAGTGAGAGTACGATCTTGCCTTCCCCTAAAAGAATAGGATATGAAGTTGCAGAGGGAGGACGACGCTCATATTTAATATAG